The region ATAAACCTTATTATACCACTTAGGCCAATATGTGACAATCGTCCTAGAGTATTAACATAAAAAACTGTACGAAAAAGCCGCTGCACAACCTAAGTGAAATATTTCACTCTGGCCATGTAACGGCTTCATTAATAAAATTAATCTAATGTGTAAGGCATTAAAGCGATGTGACGAGCACGTTTAACAGCTACTGTAAGAGCTCTCTGGTGCTTAGCACAGTTTCCAGTAATTCTTCTAGGAAGAATCTTACCTCTTTCGGAAACGTATCTCTTTAACTTATTTACATCCTTATAATCGATCTCTTTGTGATTCTTGTCTGCACAGAAAGCACAAACTTTCTTTCTTCTACGGGTCATACGTCTCTTCATAGGAGCGTCGCCCTTATCGCCTTTATCTTGTCTATTAAAAGCCATTTTTATTTCCTCCTTATTCGATACTGTAGACTTTCATCTACGATTCTGTTCTTATACATATCAGGATTTGCTTGGGTATTAGTTAAATGGTAACTCCTCGTCTATCCCGTCTGGAATGTTCA is a window of Lachnoclostridium phytofermentans ISDg DNA encoding:
- the rpsR gene encoding 30S ribosomal protein S18; translation: MAFNRQDKGDKGDAPMKRRMTRRRKKVCAFCADKNHKEIDYKDVNKLKRYVSERGKILPRRITGNCAKHQRALTVAVKRARHIALMPYTLD